The following are encoded in a window of Telmatobacter sp. DSM 110680 genomic DNA:
- a CDS encoding MFS transporter, whose product MTASTFPDSVASSSDSTRQRYNLFLLLVAGLGGLLYGIDVGIIGGALPYLEATSKLDPSQLSIIVAAVLLGSVFSTLFAGLLADWMGRKPLMILSGTAFILSIPVIALSQGYSSLFFGRLLQGMSGGLIGIVVPLYLAECLSASTRGKGTGVFQWMLTFGIVVAALIGIFFSYRVEAVARLGDAAALYNFKNHAWRSIFWMSMPPGVLFVLGAFLVTESPRLLYRRNQIDKARAALLRSRSPEQATIELHEIEAASKPAAAPAGEKVRTSLLRRKYVIPFLLACLILACNTATGINSVIGFNTNILIQSGLSDLQAHWGYVLLTAFNFCFTAIGMMLVDRKGRKFLFILGTSGIILSMAVVATLFHQTEKQNIDCRDQIQALVGPGQELTFHFDSAEARRLLTAQSSTASAINPDRASFAIIYSYGDFTGTTSYARSDDPAAPSLSVTRAAAVPANKVQALFQNPFGNYEGATTAPLKIDKAILGPVPQESHGWLVALFIYMFIAFYATGPGVCVWLALSELMPTRIRSNGMSIALVINQLVSAILQAIFLPFVAKHNYSSMFFMFAGFTVIYFLAATFLLPETKGKTLEEIEAHFEGRSAH is encoded by the coding sequence ATGACAGCCAGCACATTTCCTGATTCCGTCGCGTCGTCTTCCGATAGCACTCGGCAGCGCTACAACCTTTTTCTCCTGCTCGTCGCCGGTCTCGGCGGCCTGCTCTACGGCATCGATGTCGGCATCATAGGCGGCGCGCTGCCCTATCTCGAGGCCACTTCGAAGCTCGACCCGTCGCAGCTCTCGATTATCGTTGCGGCTGTACTCCTCGGCTCCGTTTTCTCCACGCTCTTCGCCGGCCTCCTTGCCGACTGGATGGGCCGCAAGCCGCTTATGATTCTCAGCGGCACCGCATTCATCCTCAGCATCCCCGTCATCGCTCTCTCCCAGGGATACTCTTCGCTCTTCTTCGGACGACTCCTCCAGGGCATGAGCGGCGGCCTCATCGGCATCGTCGTCCCGCTCTACCTCGCCGAATGCCTGTCCGCATCCACCCGGGGTAAGGGAACCGGCGTCTTCCAATGGATGCTCACCTTCGGCATCGTCGTAGCCGCCCTCATCGGCATCTTCTTCAGTTACCGAGTCGAAGCCGTGGCCCGGCTAGGTGATGCAGCGGCGCTATACAACTTCAAGAACCACGCCTGGCGCAGCATCTTCTGGATGTCCATGCCTCCGGGAGTTCTCTTCGTACTCGGAGCCTTCCTCGTCACCGAATCGCCCCGCCTGCTCTATCGCCGCAACCAAATCGACAAGGCCCGCGCCGCCCTGCTCCGCTCCCGCTCCCCCGAACAGGCAACCATCGAGTTGCACGAAATCGAAGCCGCGTCAAAACCCGCCGCAGCTCCCGCCGGAGAAAAAGTCCGCACCTCGCTTCTCCGCCGCAAATACGTAATCCCCTTCCTGCTCGCCTGCCTCATCCTCGCCTGCAACACCGCCACTGGCATCAACTCCGTCATAGGATTCAACACCAATATTCTGATCCAGAGCGGACTCTCCGACCTCCAGGCCCATTGGGGATACGTCCTGCTCACCGCATTCAATTTCTGTTTCACAGCCATCGGCATGATGCTGGTCGATCGCAAGGGCCGCAAGTTCCTCTTCATTCTTGGCACCAGCGGAATCATCCTCTCCATGGCGGTTGTCGCCACACTGTTCCACCAGACCGAAAAGCAGAACATTGACTGTCGCGATCAGATCCAGGCCCTTGTCGGACCAGGCCAGGAACTGACGTTCCACTTCGACAGCGCCGAAGCCAGGCGGCTTCTCACCGCGCAATCTTCGACGGCCTCAGCAATCAACCCCGACCGCGCATCCTTCGCCATCATCTACTCCTATGGCGACTTCACCGGAACCACCAGCTACGCTCGCTCTGACGATCCCGCCGCGCCCTCGCTCTCTGTCACGCGTGCCGCTGCCGTGCCCGCCAACAAGGTCCAGGCCCTGTTTCAAAATCCCTTTGGCAACTACGAAGGCGCTACCACTGCTCCCCTCAAAATAGACAAGGCCATCCTTGGCCCAGTTCCACAGGAGAGCCACGGTTGGCTCGTCGCCTTATTCATCTACATGTTCATTGCCTTCTACGCCACTGGACCGGGGGTCTGCGTCTGGCTCGCGCTATCCGAGCTCATGCCCACGCGTATCCGCTCCAACGGAATGAGCATCGCCCTCGTCATTAATCAGCTGGTATCGGCAATCCTGCAGGCCATCTTCCTGCCCTTCGTCGCCAAACATAACTACTCGTCCATGTTCTTCATGTTTGCCGGATTCACGGTGATCTACTTCCTGGCCGCAACCTTCCTGCTGCCCGAGACCAAGGGCAAAACGCTCGAGGAGATTGAAGCGCACTTCGAAGGGCGCAGCGCGCACTAA
- a CDS encoding MFS transporter, whose translation MLIFAAILAIFVYGMIAAMLGTILPELSERFHLTPTQNGTIALVQALGLIIASLSVGPLLDTQGDKIGLVLGLSAIAAALFLLPRSPGFSTILLLLFLLGMGGGIVVTGANALANSVSGEHSAIALNLVNLFFGLGGLTTPFIAANIFKKNWVRLCYTVASLTVAALLVQAFSKMPPPAGNAKFLLADVGPILGRPLLFMLGFFLFLYITCEVGVWNWLPRHLIAQGIPESRALNILSLGFALGLLIGRVGVSPILAHVSPIDVTLGASIAMAVTTYLMLQTNKPSMAFGLVFVAGLSMAPVFPTTLAITGAAFPRMTGTALGFVITCGWVGLAVSSWIIGAIAGGDPKRLKKALLLFPASAVLMVALNLAIRSALK comes from the coding sequence GTGCTCATCTTTGCCGCAATTCTGGCCATCTTTGTCTACGGAATGATCGCCGCGATGTTGGGCACCATTCTGCCCGAACTCTCTGAGCGCTTCCATCTCACTCCCACGCAGAACGGCACCATCGCGCTGGTGCAGGCGCTCGGACTCATCATTGCCTCGCTCAGTGTCGGCCCGCTGCTCGATACCCAAGGCGACAAGATCGGCCTCGTCCTCGGCCTGTCGGCAATTGCCGCTGCCCTCTTTCTGCTGCCCCGGTCCCCGGGATTCAGCACGATTCTCCTTCTGCTGTTTCTTCTTGGTATGGGCGGAGGCATCGTGGTCACCGGTGCCAATGCGCTCGCCAACAGCGTCAGCGGAGAACACAGCGCCATCGCCCTGAACCTCGTCAACCTTTTCTTCGGGCTGGGCGGCCTCACCACGCCCTTCATCGCCGCCAATATCTTCAAGAAGAATTGGGTGCGTCTCTGCTACACCGTCGCCTCGCTCACCGTGGCCGCGCTGCTGGTGCAGGCATTTTCAAAGATGCCGCCACCAGCGGGAAACGCAAAATTTCTGCTCGCAGACGTAGGCCCCATTCTCGGACGCCCGCTGCTCTTCATGCTGGGCTTCTTTCTCTTCCTCTACATCACTTGCGAAGTCGGCGTGTGGAACTGGCTTCCGCGTCATCTAATCGCCCAGGGCATTCCTGAATCCCGCGCCCTCAACATCCTTTCTCTCGGATTCGCGCTCGGACTGCTCATCGGCCGCGTAGGTGTATCGCCCATCCTCGCTCATGTATCGCCGATCGACGTCACACTCGGCGCCTCCATCGCCATGGCCGTAACCACTTACCTGATGCTGCAGACCAACAAACCATCGATGGCGTTCGGATTGGTTTTCGTAGCCGGCCTATCCATGGCACCGGTATTTCCAACGACGCTTGCCATTACCGGCGCAGCCTTTCCGCGCATGACGGGAACCGCGCTCGGCTTCGTCATCACCTGCGGATGGGTCGGCCTGGCCGTCAGTTCCTGGATCATCGGCGCCATCGCTGGCGGCGATCCCAAACGGCTCAAGAAAGCTCTGTTGCTCTTTCCCGCTTCCGCAGTTCTGATGGTCGCGTTGAATCTGGCAATTCGTTCGGCATTGAAGTAG
- a CDS encoding EamA family transporter: MVSIPLLDSAERSQKIRTILAFFAIYILWGTTFLAIRVAVEELPPLFAAGARFFTAGIVLYAFMRFKGETAPTAKQWRSLGIMALLMFVAEYGPLFWAEKYVPSGVVSVLAATLPIITLILEMLILRQQRMRPMLATATILGFVGVAVLLIPGGKQHLALVPCLAILAGATTWSLGSVLTRSMNLPASRPLTAGAAMMLGGAMLLALSAGFGEMHPFPHITLRAAGALLYLIVFGSLLAFTAFVWLLARMPATRVASHAYVNPIVAVALGYFMAGEVITARILAGTALVLISVFLILRRS, encoded by the coding sequence GTGGTTAGCATTCCCCTACTTGACAGCGCAGAACGATCGCAGAAGATTCGCACGATCCTTGCCTTCTTCGCGATCTACATCCTCTGGGGCACGACCTTTCTCGCCATCCGCGTTGCCGTCGAGGAACTTCCCCCGCTCTTCGCTGCCGGAGCACGTTTCTTCACCGCCGGCATCGTTCTCTACGCTTTCATGCGCTTCAAGGGAGAAACCGCTCCGACCGCAAAACAGTGGCGCAGTCTCGGCATCATGGCTCTCCTCATGTTCGTTGCCGAATACGGTCCGCTCTTCTGGGCAGAGAAGTACGTGCCCTCCGGCGTTGTCTCCGTGCTCGCCGCCACGCTGCCCATCATCACCTTGATTCTGGAAATGCTCATCCTCCGCCAGCAGCGCATGCGGCCGATGCTCGCGACCGCAACAATCCTCGGCTTCGTCGGCGTTGCAGTTCTGCTGATTCCGGGCGGCAAACAACATCTCGCTCTCGTACCCTGTCTGGCCATCCTCGCCGGTGCCACCACCTGGTCTCTCGGCTCAGTTCTCACGCGCTCCATGAATCTACCCGCCTCGCGCCCTCTCACAGCGGGTGCAGCCATGATGTTGGGCGGTGCCATGCTCCTCGCCCTCTCCGCTGGATTCGGCGAGATGCATCCCTTCCCCCACATCACGCTGCGGGCTGCCGGCGCGCTGCTCTACCTCATCGTCTTCGGATCCCTGTTGGCCTTCACGGCTTTCGTATGGCTACTGGCGCGCATGCCCGCCACCCGCGTTGCCAGCCACGCCTATGTCAATCCCATCGTGGCCGTCGCGCTCGGCTACTTCATGGCCGGAGAAGTTATCACTGCCCGCATCCTTGCCGGCACCGCGCTGGTCCTCATCAGTGTCTTCCTGATTCTCCGCCGCAGCTGA
- a CDS encoding ABATE domain-containing protein: MIDGTANGTGARRDKKSFELIGGSPALDLVNTLDWRFRNGPPPEELLQDYYDLVQFSVQCSLLSDAVGRRLVRNVNESKAAQVVAAVRELREAAAEVLYAALEGVGPSASSMKVLEKCFREAREYERLLWDGEKLAWELSQSPAPAELPLWMLSLKFEDLMTSDEMHKLRECGNAECRWLFLDTSKNHTRRWCDMKICGNRMKARRFKAQRRG, translated from the coding sequence GTGATAGACGGTACGGCAAATGGGACAGGCGCTCGCAGGGACAAGAAAAGTTTCGAGTTGATCGGCGGCAGTCCTGCGCTTGACCTAGTGAACACCTTAGATTGGCGGTTTCGCAATGGACCGCCGCCCGAGGAATTGCTGCAAGACTACTACGACCTTGTGCAATTCTCGGTGCAATGCAGCTTGTTGAGTGATGCGGTGGGGCGGCGGTTGGTTCGCAATGTGAATGAAAGCAAGGCGGCCCAGGTTGTTGCTGCGGTTCGGGAGTTGCGGGAGGCTGCGGCGGAGGTTTTATATGCGGCGCTGGAAGGCGTTGGTCCCTCCGCGTCTTCAATGAAAGTGCTGGAGAAATGTTTTCGAGAAGCGCGGGAATATGAGCGGCTCTTGTGGGATGGGGAGAAGCTTGCGTGGGAATTAAGCCAGTCCCCTGCCCCGGCGGAGTTGCCACTGTGGATGCTTTCGCTGAAATTTGAGGACCTTATGACTTCAGACGAGATGCATAAACTGCGTGAGTGCGGGAATGCTGAGTGCCGGTGGCTGTTTCTCGACACCAGCAAGAACCATACGCGGCGATGGTGCGATATGAAGATCTGCGGGAACCGGATGAAAGCGCGGCGATTTAAGGCTCAGCGGCGGGGGTGA
- a CDS encoding DUF3303 family protein: MKFIVSWKIPKGSVADSEARFLKTGAPPPEGVKMIGRWHGLSGGGVLIAETDDGKALYAWLAFWNDLLEFQTTPCVEDAEAGEVMATLKR; this comes from the coding sequence ATGAAGTTCATCGTGTCGTGGAAAATTCCTAAAGGTTCTGTTGCAGACTCAGAAGCTCGTTTTCTGAAGACCGGCGCACCGCCGCCCGAAGGCGTCAAGATGATTGGACGCTGGCACGGTCTAAGTGGCGGTGGCGTCCTGATCGCCGAGACTGACGACGGGAAAGCACTGTACGCATGGTTGGCCTTTTGGAACGACCTGCTGGAGTTTCAGACAACTCCCTGCGTGGAAGACGCTGAGGCCGGCGAAGTAATGGCGACGTTAAAGCGCTGA
- a CDS encoding fibronectin type III domain-containing protein, whose product MERKGWAAMAVMLCALLSGCGTPGAPQPPSLNLADPVMDLAANRTGNEVALTWTMPKRNTDKTSIKTDVAARICRREGSGACDPVGSEVMVAPGKAGSFTETLPSPLAMGSARPVAYFVELRNRRGRSAGLSNAATVLAGEAPRAVEGLKAEVRKQGVVLSWSTDGKQGQNYAVRLERTLTSPSADKPQRGPFAAPSEAAKETLLVEEGAEQGRAFDKSAHLGESYVYRAQRVSRVTVDGKTLELAGAFSAAVEVEAKDVFPPSVPTGLAAVATAGANGEAAAIDLSWQPDADGDLAGYVVYRREGEGEWGRISASTPTIEPAFHDAQVQAGRTYHYAVSALSKSGHESDRSDEAQETVPKQ is encoded by the coding sequence ATGGAGCGAAAGGGTTGGGCGGCAATGGCAGTGATGTTGTGCGCGCTGCTTTCAGGATGCGGCACTCCCGGTGCACCACAGCCTCCATCGCTGAACCTGGCGGATCCGGTGATGGATCTGGCGGCGAATCGGACCGGCAACGAGGTGGCGCTTACCTGGACGATGCCCAAGCGCAATACCGATAAGACATCAATCAAAACGGATGTGGCGGCGCGGATCTGCAGGCGCGAGGGAAGTGGAGCTTGCGATCCCGTGGGAAGCGAAGTAATGGTCGCGCCCGGTAAGGCGGGAAGTTTTACAGAGACATTGCCCAGTCCACTGGCGATGGGCTCTGCGAGGCCGGTCGCTTACTTTGTGGAGTTGCGAAACAGGAGGGGGAGATCGGCGGGGCTGTCGAACGCGGCGACGGTGCTGGCCGGCGAGGCGCCACGCGCGGTTGAAGGCCTCAAGGCAGAAGTGCGGAAACAGGGCGTTGTGTTGAGTTGGTCGACAGATGGCAAACAGGGTCAGAACTACGCAGTAAGACTGGAGCGAACACTGACGAGTCCGTCGGCGGACAAGCCGCAGCGTGGACCCTTTGCTGCGCCTAGTGAAGCTGCGAAGGAGACGCTGCTTGTTGAAGAAGGTGCGGAGCAAGGGCGTGCGTTCGACAAGAGCGCTCATCTGGGCGAGAGCTATGTGTACCGCGCGCAGCGGGTGAGTCGCGTGACTGTGGATGGAAAAACGCTGGAACTGGCGGGTGCGTTCTCAGCAGCGGTTGAAGTCGAAGCGAAGGACGTGTTTCCTCCGAGTGTGCCGACGGGACTCGCGGCGGTAGCGACTGCTGGAGCGAACGGCGAAGCGGCCGCGATCGACCTTAGCTGGCAGCCGGATGCGGATGGGGATCTGGCTGGGTATGTGGTTTACCGGCGTGAGGGCGAGGGGGAGTGGGGGCGGATTTCCGCTTCGACTCCGACGATCGAACCGGCGTTCCATGATGCGCAGGTTCAGGCCGGGCGTACTTATCATTATGCTGTGAGCGCGTTAAGTAAAAGCGGGCATGAAAGTGACCGGTCGGATGAGGCGCAAGAGACGGTTCCGAAGCAATAG
- a CDS encoding fumarylacetoacetate hydrolase family protein, producing MKYCRFRFENQILYGKVEDRGGEPWIVDLAAAPEEDLAFHLAHARALAAKELVIDPAGFDFEPMALGEAELLAPVTPSKIICVGRNYRDHAKELGNEVPAEPLLFFKPPSSLLVHKGTVLMPPESERVDFEGELALVIGKRASKLAAAADWRSYVRGYTIANDVTARDLQKKDGQWTRAKGFDTFCAVGPVVSGDVDPEKGLTVETRVNGELRQHGSTLDFIFSIPELLRYITAAITLEAGDLLLTGTPAGVGPLKAGDRVDVSIDGVGVLSNTFAAG from the coding sequence ATGAAGTATTGCCGTTTTCGTTTTGAAAACCAGATCCTGTACGGCAAGGTGGAGGATCGCGGAGGAGAGCCTTGGATTGTGGATCTGGCGGCGGCCCCGGAGGAGGATCTTGCATTCCACCTGGCGCATGCCCGGGCATTGGCGGCGAAGGAATTGGTGATCGATCCGGCGGGATTTGACTTTGAGCCCATGGCACTCGGCGAAGCAGAGCTGCTGGCGCCAGTGACGCCTTCGAAAATCATTTGCGTCGGCCGTAACTATCGCGATCATGCCAAGGAACTGGGAAATGAAGTTCCTGCGGAGCCGCTGCTTTTTTTCAAGCCTCCTTCATCGTTACTGGTGCACAAGGGCACCGTGCTGATGCCACCGGAATCGGAGCGCGTCGATTTTGAAGGCGAGTTGGCGCTGGTGATCGGCAAACGGGCGAGCAAACTGGCGGCGGCTGCAGATTGGCGGAGTTATGTTCGCGGTTACACCATTGCGAATGATGTGACGGCGCGGGATCTGCAGAAGAAGGATGGGCAGTGGACGCGTGCCAAGGGATTCGACACGTTCTGCGCGGTTGGGCCGGTGGTAAGCGGGGACGTTGATCCTGAGAAGGGGCTCACCGTGGAGACGCGTGTGAACGGCGAACTGCGGCAGCACGGGTCGACGCTGGATTTTATTTTCTCGATTCCAGAGCTGCTCCGGTACATTACTGCGGCGATTACGCTTGAAGCGGGTGATCTGCTGCTGACCGGAACTCCGGCCGGCGTGGGGCCGCTGAAGGCGGGGGATCGCGTGGATGTATCAATCGACGGCGTGGGCGTGCTGAGCAACACATTTGCGGCGGGTTGA
- a CDS encoding transaldolase, translating to MPQNLLEQLRNYTTVVADTGDIEAMEKFRPTDATTNPSLITTAAQMPQYQPIVDSVIMDAKKELGDSASDKDVANLAFQGLAVAFGKKILAIVPGRVSTEVDARLSYDTEATIAQARSIIAQYDKAKIGRDHVLVKIASTWEGIRAAEVLEKEGIHCNLTLLFGIHQAVAAAEAGATLVSPFVGRILDWYKKDTGKDYQGADDPGVQSVTKVYNYYKKFGYKTQVMGASFRNIGEIKELAGCDLLTISPQLLAELEKTEGDLPRKLDPAAAKSMQIERIVVDKAAFKKMHAEDRMATDKLKEGIDGFSAALVNLEKLLAKRLAELESRAPAAV from the coding sequence ATGCCACAGAATCTGCTTGAACAATTGCGTAACTACACGACGGTAGTTGCTGATACCGGCGACATTGAAGCGATGGAGAAATTCCGTCCCACGGATGCGACGACCAATCCGTCACTGATTACGACGGCGGCGCAGATGCCGCAGTACCAGCCAATCGTGGACAGCGTCATCATGGATGCGAAAAAGGAATTGGGCGACAGTGCAAGCGACAAGGATGTTGCCAACCTGGCATTTCAAGGATTGGCAGTCGCGTTCGGCAAGAAGATTCTGGCGATTGTGCCGGGCCGTGTATCGACCGAAGTGGATGCACGGCTCTCTTACGACACCGAGGCGACCATTGCACAGGCGCGCAGCATTATTGCGCAGTATGACAAGGCCAAGATTGGACGCGATCACGTCTTGGTAAAGATCGCTTCGACCTGGGAAGGTATTCGCGCAGCCGAGGTGCTGGAGAAAGAAGGCATCCACTGCAACCTGACACTGCTGTTCGGGATTCACCAGGCCGTCGCCGCTGCGGAAGCGGGCGCAACGCTGGTGTCGCCATTCGTAGGGCGCATTCTCGACTGGTACAAGAAGGACACCGGCAAGGACTACCAGGGTGCCGATGATCCGGGCGTGCAGTCCGTGACCAAGGTCTACAACTACTACAAGAAGTTTGGATACAAGACGCAGGTCATGGGTGCGAGCTTCCGCAACATTGGGGAGATCAAAGAGTTGGCAGGCTGCGATCTGCTGACGATTTCGCCGCAACTGCTGGCGGAGTTGGAAAAGACAGAGGGAGACCTTCCGCGGAAACTCGATCCGGCGGCCGCCAAATCCATGCAGATTGAACGCATCGTGGTGGACAAGGCAGCGTTCAAGAAGATGCATGCGGAAGATCGCATGGCGACGGACAAACTGAAGGAAGGAATTGACGGATTCTCTGCAGCACTGGTAAATCTTGAGAAGTTGCTGGCGAAACGACTTGCGGAGTTGGAGTCGCGCGCGCCGGCAGCTGTCTGA
- a CDS encoding response regulator, producing the protein METIKPKVLIIDDDPIHADTLAMVLNISGFTATVAYSGEQGLELARTGTFDHLVTDVMMEGMSGIEAAIAIRQVLPQCRILLISGNNDTTALLAAAAAQGHNFEILAKPVHPTVLLEQMRSNGRSHE; encoded by the coding sequence ATGGAAACCATCAAGCCCAAAGTCCTCATTATCGATGACGATCCGATTCACGCCGATACGTTGGCGATGGTTCTCAACATCAGCGGGTTCACAGCGACGGTAGCGTATAGCGGCGAGCAAGGTTTGGAACTTGCTCGTACCGGAACCTTTGACCACCTCGTGACCGACGTGATGATGGAGGGTATGAGTGGCATTGAAGCGGCAATCGCGATCCGACAGGTTTTGCCGCAGTGCCGCATTCTTCTCATCTCCGGCAACAACGATACGACAGCGTTGCTGGCGGCTGCCGCGGCGCAAGGCCATAATTTCGAAATTCTGGCCAAACCGGTGCACCCGACGGTACTGCTGGAGCAGATGCGCTCGAATGGGCGGTCCCACGAATAG
- a CDS encoding VOC family protein has protein sequence MSEPAQHHAINYIEFTTTDIAGTRAFYEKAFSWNFQEYGPDYIAFDRDHAGIDGGFRKGEPTQSQSDTAPLVVLYSQELKATQDAIIAAGGSIVVPTFDFPGGKRFHFSDGQGNILAVWSE, from the coding sequence GCACCACGCCATCAACTACATCGAATTCACCACCACCGACATCGCCGGCACCAGGGCGTTCTACGAAAAAGCTTTCAGCTGGAACTTTCAGGAATACGGCCCCGACTACATCGCCTTCGACCGGGACCACGCCGGCATCGACGGCGGGTTCCGCAAAGGTGAACCCACGCAGAGCCAAAGCGACACTGCTCCCCTGGTGGTTCTTTATTCTCAGGAACTGAAAGCCACGCAGGATGCAATCATCGCAGCGGGTGGTTCTATCGTCGTCCCCACCTTCGACTTCCCCGGCGGCAAGCGATTCCACTTCTCCGACGGCCAAGGCAACATCCTGGCCGTCTGGTCCGAATAA